One genomic window of Daphnia pulex isolate KAP4 chromosome 10, ASM2113471v1 includes the following:
- the LOC124205893 gene encoding uncharacterized protein LOC124205893 isoform X2, giving the protein MGMLSNILPSTCLLYTYLWICFFCCVHARPSENLSSDTQSENGARLGLGVWVAAAAGFVCVSVSLAVCVCCRKPKGFAEFRSSTQLAEISSAQPAEVTLFPPPSLLLNREDLEVSFEPLPRPQHQAVNTYRPKEVTEWIENGHGLFPRCNIQYLREVGRGWFGQVVEAEVKDLIANQVTSRCVVKILRPEASVSQHSMFLKDVQPLLKLDHPHVMKLYGCCLETSPFLVLLQHCANGDLKQFLAAYSPSKGSQGVPPLPENVLLRMACEAAEGLSQWHQTGFSHPDVAARSFMVTGDMSVVIGDYGTHTVTYREEFLDTGHQLVPVRWCAPECFDSPGEIIQTQAGNIWSFGVVLWEILSIGSRPYAALSDEQVLQQVVQEKRTILNPPSFTYQQSQSLYQLMLHCWEVDAPLRPRIEVVASHLAAACAGVNRDVELDLERAFDSRWNAAKPSKSSLSELDEESPSASLNNLHGSLDNLEEHGKEILSPGTDKESESGYSAKVSAALRSLDEALAAAEDTDEEDDDNILPEPSFVFGDLQTDQVETGQETDHSSNSSGSLFSSRSWQDKVERGELTAMVRDKSRSVQDLMVLTAVEPMSDIEFLSFNQPSKPDQPENVSQPMAPQISVTSPSFTVRSPMMESDVPLLENDSNNGKDSLDTGTYMTRNRNRLTSTPREDTDFEAMESSFRDRSKPSEYAPFSPESLDATDFTPKDQGSALRPPATMSSSTSVILGPSDDLGLHVFQGVTSTTQSEDEDPFDEQDGAAAAATNSLTTADPALPVEPARLAVNLEAWNNFLEQSYPQHQSDAEHHDDDVSDTPLQLKDSGIARPSFSTSVDVLGSTLGNEDSVNREWMDDLSLVARMWNEELAAALALDNSLLQQPHQLNASLTDTDPNLEDGVGNASSLSTDLSYTSPSKREDTYFSYDKIDDDIREQEERAVRRKDLSTIREERESVSSSDTPNNNAETGRGLLSQLQLKNRMQRHLDLSGSSDSDGSEDCRDDDEEVLVVDLENKRAVMMEGQSPKLKAAIASQNYEEIFVVRPTNAHSIMENGKSPLSNRKDPLPSNGALAIDESEKDNDDEDEGGAQGEEEEEEEEGDDGEIVNDFEDDDDDDEEEGDEGIAVSNFRWQACYPAKLNQSFSMEVIEEESENEDQEDDEEEAFVPSTWRADATPTRPAIKTPEKSLGNSPRDNNDKKNVSFSQKKKKDIYQYPAEVEEYDPPVRRQWGVPTPVIQQSESAYADFADWDFGNTDEDREPENENSKDLDDHKTTSVIPRPPNPLTSNMLYRLSGIENESDEEEDGKEQNAVLLEFDARPNESLLLGDWQSPFNTSEFQPNQFFPNWDNPVSTVRNEEPTEMLASNGHDHEIKEPTVVGTLRHTLDSGRLRLDLTQPRFEDSEA; this is encoded by the exons ATGGGAATGCTCAGCAACATCTTGCCAAGTACCTGTCTACTCTACACTTACTTATGGATCTGTTTCTTTTGCTGTGTTCATGCAAGACCCTCTGAAAATTTGAGCTCAG ATACTCAAAGTGAAAATGGAGCTCGTTTAGGGTTAGGAGTGTGGGTGGCTGCAGCTGCTGGGTTTGTTTGTGTCTCTGTGAGCctggctgtgtgtgtttgctgcAGAAAACCAAAAGGTTTTGCAGAATTTAGAAGCTCAACTCAGTTGGCAGAGATTTCTTCAGCTCAACCAGCAGAAGTTACCTTGTTTCCACCACCTTCCTTATTGTTGAACCGTGAAGACCTTGAAGTGAGCTTTGAACCACTGCCGAGGCCACAGCATCAAGCTGTTAATACATATCGACCAAAGGAAGTTACCGAGTGGATAG AAAATGGCCATGGCTTGTTTCCTAGGTGTAACATCCAATATTTACGAGAAGTCGGCCGTGGTTGGTTTGGACAG GTTGTAGAAGCAGAGGTTAAAGATCTTATAGCAAATCAAGTAACTTCTCGTTGTGTCGTAAAAATACTGCGACCCGAAGCCTCTGTCTCGCAGCATTCTATGTTTTTGAAGGATGTTCAGCCTTTGTTGAAACTCGATCATCCTCATGTGATGAAACTCTATGGGTGTTGTCTCGAGACATCTCCTTTCCTCGTTCTCTTGCAGCATTGTGCCAATGGAGATCTGAAACAATTTCTTGCGGCGTATAGCCCTTCAAAAGG GTCGCAAGGTGTTCCACCCTTACCAGAGAACGTGCTCCTGCGCATGGCCTGTGAGGCCGCCGAGGGTTTGTCCCAATGGCATCAAACCGGGTTTTCCCATCCCGATGTGGCGGCCAGGAGTTTCATGGTGACGGGAGATATGAGTGTTGTAATTGGAGACTACGGCACTCATACTGTTACATATCGAGAGGAATTTCTCGATACCGGCCATCAATTGGTACCCGTTCGGTGGTGTGCCCCCGAATGCTTTGACTCACCCGGTGAAATTATCCAAACCCAAG CCGGGAACATTTGGAGCTTTGGTGTCGTCCTGTGGGAGATTTTATCTATAGGTAGTCGACCTTACGCTGCCCTATCGGACGAACAAGTACTGCAACAAGTAGTCCAGGAAAAGCGGACCATTTTGAATCCTCCGAGTTTTACCTATCAACAAAGTCAGTCCTTGTATCAGTTGATGCTCCACTGTTGGGAGGTTGATGCGCCGTTACGGCCTCGCATAGAAGTCGTTGCTTCTCATTTGGCCGCCGCGTGCGCCGGTGTCAACCGTGACGTGGAACTTGATTTGGAAAGAGCTTTTGACTCACGCTGGAACGCGGCTAAGCCAAGCAAGTCGAGTCTTTCGGAACTGGACGAAGAATCGCCTTCGGCTAGTTTAAATAACCTTCACGGTTCGCTGGACAATCTTGAAGAGCATGGCAAAGAAATACTTTCTCCCGGCACCGATAAAGAGTCCGAGAGCGGTTATTCGGCGAAAG TTTCAGCCGCTCTACGGAGTTTGGACGAGGCTTTGGCAGCTGCCGAAGACACGGACGAGGAAGATGATGATAATATTTTACCTGAACCTAGTTTCGTGTTCGGCGATCTCCAGACTGACCAAGTCGAAACTGGCCAAGAAACGGATCATTCTAGTAACAGTAGCGGGAGTCTTTTTTCATCGCGGTCGTGGCAGGACAAAGTGGAACGCGGTGAGCTGACAGCTATGGTTCGTGATAAATCTCGTAGCGTCCAGGATCTTATGGTCTTGACAGCCGTTGAGCCCATGAGCGACATAGAGTTTCTGTCGTTCAATCAGCCTTCAAAGCCGGATCAGCCAGAAAATGTTTCGCAACCGATGGCGCCTCAAATATCCGTGACATCACCTTCGTTTACTGTTAGGTCACCCATGATGGAATCGGATGTGCCTCTGTTAGAGAATGATTCAAA CAACGGGAAAGATTCCTTGGATACCGGAACTTACATGACACGAAACCGCAATCGATTGACTTCGACCCCGCGTGAAGACACCGACTTTGAAGCCATGGAGTCGAG TTTCAGAGATCGAAGCAAGCCGTCCGAATACGCTCCTTTCTCACCGGAAAGTTTGGACGCCACTGATTTCACTCCAAAGGACCAAGGATCGGCTCTCCGACCGCCAGCAACTATGAGCTCCTCCACG AGCGTGATTCTCGGTCCGTCGGACGATTTAGGTCTCCATGTGTTTCAAGGAGTAACGTCAACAACCCAGAGTGAGGACGAAGATCCATTTGATGAGCAAGATggtgccgccgccgctgccaccAATTCTTTGACGACTGCAGATCCTGCGCTTCCTGTAGAGCCAGCTCGCCTGGCTGTCAATTTGGAAGCGTGGAACAATTTCCTAGAACAGTCCTACCCTCAACATCAATCCGATGCTGAACATCATGACGACGATGTCAGTGATACGCCTCTTCAGCTCAAGGATAGCGGAATCGCAAGACCAAGTTTCAGTACCTCTGTTGATGTCCTGG gAAGTACATTAGGAAACGAAGACAGCGTCAATCGTGAATGGATGGATGATTTGTCGCTGGTGGCAAGAATGTGGAATGAAGAGTTGGCAGCCGCCTTGGCTCTTGATAATAGTTTGTTGCAGCAACCCCATCAGCTCAACGCCTCCCTAACAGATACCGATCCAAATCTGGAAGATGGGGTTGGCAATGCTTCCAGTTTATCGACCGACTTGTCCTACACATCTCCATCTAAACGCGAGGATACGTACTTCTCCTATGACAAGATAGACGACGATATTCGTGAACAAGAGGAGAGAGCAGTCAGAAGGAAAGATCTTTCGACCATCAGAGAAGAACGTGAAAGTGTCAGCTCAAGTGACACACCGAACAACAACGCAGAAACGGGACGTGGATTGTTGTCGCAACTGCAGCTCAAAAATCGAATGCAACGCCATTTAGATTTGTCGGGATCTTCAGACTCGGATGGCAGCGAAGATTGTCGTGACGATGATGAGGAAGTGCTTGTAGTAGATTTAGAAAACAAACGCGCCGTTATGATGGAAGGGCAAAGTCCAAAACTAAAAGCAGCTATTGCCTCGCAAAAttacgaagaaatttttgtcgTTCGCCCAACTAACGCCCACAGTATTAtg GAAAACGGGAAATCTCCTTTAAGTAATAGGAAAGATCCACTGCCATCCAATGGCGCTTTGGCCATCGACGAAAGTGAAAAAGACaacgatgatgaagatgaaggaGGAGCTCagggcgaagaagaagaagaagaggaagaaggtgATGATGGCGAAATTGTCAACGACTTTgaagatgacgatgatgacgacgaagaagaaggtgatgAAGGTATTGCTGTGAGTAACTTTAGATGGCAAGCGTGCTACCCGGCCAAATTGAACCAATCGTTTTCGATGGAAGTTATCGAAGAAGAATCGGAAAATGAAGACCAagag gatgacgaagaagaggcATTTGTGCCTTCAACTTGGAGGGCTGATGCAACACCAACTCGTCCAGCAATTAAAACCCCAGAAAAGAGCTTAGGAAATTCACCTCGTGATAACAACGATAAGAagaacgtttctttttctcagaaaaagaaaaaggatattTATCAGTACCCTGCTGAAGTGGAGGAATATGATCCACCAGTACGACGGCAATGGGGGGTACCGACACCTGTCATACAACAATCGGAATCTGCATACGCTGATTTTGCAGATTGGGATTTTGGTAACACCGACGAAGATCGTGAGCCTGAAAACGAGAATTCGaa AGATCTCGATGACCATAAAACAACATCAGTCATTCCTCGGCCTCCTAATCCGTTGACCAGCAACATGCTTTACCGTTTAAGTGGTATAGAGAATGAATCtgacgaagaagaggacggCAAAGAACAGAATGCTGTTCTACTTGAGTTTGATGCTCGTCCGAACGAATCTTTGCTTCTCGGCGATTGGCAGTCGCCGTTCAATACAAGCGAATTTCAGCCTAATCAATTTTTCCCCAACTGGGACAACCCAGTTTCTACTGTGCGCAATGAAGAACCAACAGAAATGTTGGCCAGCAATGGACATGATCATG AAATCAAAGAACCCACTGTTGTTGGTACCTTGCGTCATACTCTGGATTCAGGAAGGTTACGTCTGGATCTGACTCAACCCCGATTTGAAGATAGCGAAGCGTGA
- the LOC124205893 gene encoding uncharacterized protein LOC124205893 isoform X1, producing the protein MGMLSNILPSTCLLYTYLWICFFCCVHARPSENLSSDTQSENGARLGLGVWVAAAAGFVCVSVSLAVCVCCRKPKGFAEFRSSTQLAEISSAQPAEVTLFPPPSLLLNREDLEVSFEPLPRPQHQAVNTYRPKEVTEWIENGHGLFPRCNIQYLREVGRGWFGQVVEAEVKDLIANQVTSRCVVKILRPEASVSQHSMFLKDVQPLLKLDHPHVMKLYGCCLETSPFLVLLQHCANGDLKQFLAAYSPSKGSQGVPPLPENVLLRMACEAAEGLSQWHQTGFSHPDVAARSFMVTGDMSVVIGDYGTHTVTYREEFLDTGHQLVPVRWCAPECFDSPGEIIQTQAGNIWSFGVVLWEILSIGSRPYAALSDEQVLQQVVQEKRTILNPPSFTYQQSQSLYQLMLHCWEVDAPLRPRIEVVASHLAAACAGVNRDVELDLERAFDSRWNAAKPSKSSLSELDEESPSASLNNLHGSLDNLEEHGKEILSPGTDKESESGYSAKVSAALRSLDEALAAAEDTDEEDDDNILPEPSFVFGDLQTDQVETGQETDHSSNSSGSLFSSRSWQDKVERGELTAMVRDKSRSVQDLMVLTAVEPMSDIEFLSFNQPSKPDQPENVSQPMAPQISVTSPSFTVRSPMMESDVPLLENDSNNGKDSLDTGTYMTRNRNRLTSTPREDTDFEAMESSFRDRSKPSEYAPFSPESLDATDFTPKDQGSALRPPATMSSSTSVILGPSDDLGLHVFQGVTSTTQSEDEDPFDEQDGAAAAATNSLTTADPALPVEPARLAVNLEAWNNFLEQSYPQHQSDAEHHDDDVSDTPLQLKDSGIARPSFSTSVDVLGSTLGNEDSVNREWMDDLSLVARMWNEELAAALALDNSLLQQPHQLNASLTDTDPNLEDGVGNASSLSTDLSYTSPSKREDTYFSYDKIDDDIREQEERAVRRKDLSTIREERESVSSSDTPNNNAETGRGLLSQLQLKNRMQRHLDLSGSSDSDGSEDCRDDDEEVLVVDLENKRAVMMEGQSPKLKAAIASQNYEEIFVVRPTNAHSIMENGKSPLSNRKDPLPSNGALAIDESEKDNDDEDEGGAQGEEEEEEEEGDDGEIVNDFEDDDDDDEEEGDEGIAVSNFRWQACYPAKLNQSFSMEVIEEESENEDQEDDEEEAFVPSTWRADATPTRPAIKTPEKSLGNSPRDNNDKKNVSFSQKKKKDIYQYPAEVEEYDPPVRRQWGVPTPVIQQSESAYADFADWDFGNTDEDREPENENSKDLDDHKTTSVIPRPPNPLTSNMLYRLSGIENESDEEEDGKEQNAVLLEFDARPNESLLLGDWQSPFNTSEFQPNQFFPNWDNPVSTVRNEEPTEMLASNGHDHVITFTEIKEPTVVGTLRHTLDSGRLRLDLTQPRFEDSEA; encoded by the exons ATGGGAATGCTCAGCAACATCTTGCCAAGTACCTGTCTACTCTACACTTACTTATGGATCTGTTTCTTTTGCTGTGTTCATGCAAGACCCTCTGAAAATTTGAGCTCAG ATACTCAAAGTGAAAATGGAGCTCGTTTAGGGTTAGGAGTGTGGGTGGCTGCAGCTGCTGGGTTTGTTTGTGTCTCTGTGAGCctggctgtgtgtgtttgctgcAGAAAACCAAAAGGTTTTGCAGAATTTAGAAGCTCAACTCAGTTGGCAGAGATTTCTTCAGCTCAACCAGCAGAAGTTACCTTGTTTCCACCACCTTCCTTATTGTTGAACCGTGAAGACCTTGAAGTGAGCTTTGAACCACTGCCGAGGCCACAGCATCAAGCTGTTAATACATATCGACCAAAGGAAGTTACCGAGTGGATAG AAAATGGCCATGGCTTGTTTCCTAGGTGTAACATCCAATATTTACGAGAAGTCGGCCGTGGTTGGTTTGGACAG GTTGTAGAAGCAGAGGTTAAAGATCTTATAGCAAATCAAGTAACTTCTCGTTGTGTCGTAAAAATACTGCGACCCGAAGCCTCTGTCTCGCAGCATTCTATGTTTTTGAAGGATGTTCAGCCTTTGTTGAAACTCGATCATCCTCATGTGATGAAACTCTATGGGTGTTGTCTCGAGACATCTCCTTTCCTCGTTCTCTTGCAGCATTGTGCCAATGGAGATCTGAAACAATTTCTTGCGGCGTATAGCCCTTCAAAAGG GTCGCAAGGTGTTCCACCCTTACCAGAGAACGTGCTCCTGCGCATGGCCTGTGAGGCCGCCGAGGGTTTGTCCCAATGGCATCAAACCGGGTTTTCCCATCCCGATGTGGCGGCCAGGAGTTTCATGGTGACGGGAGATATGAGTGTTGTAATTGGAGACTACGGCACTCATACTGTTACATATCGAGAGGAATTTCTCGATACCGGCCATCAATTGGTACCCGTTCGGTGGTGTGCCCCCGAATGCTTTGACTCACCCGGTGAAATTATCCAAACCCAAG CCGGGAACATTTGGAGCTTTGGTGTCGTCCTGTGGGAGATTTTATCTATAGGTAGTCGACCTTACGCTGCCCTATCGGACGAACAAGTACTGCAACAAGTAGTCCAGGAAAAGCGGACCATTTTGAATCCTCCGAGTTTTACCTATCAACAAAGTCAGTCCTTGTATCAGTTGATGCTCCACTGTTGGGAGGTTGATGCGCCGTTACGGCCTCGCATAGAAGTCGTTGCTTCTCATTTGGCCGCCGCGTGCGCCGGTGTCAACCGTGACGTGGAACTTGATTTGGAAAGAGCTTTTGACTCACGCTGGAACGCGGCTAAGCCAAGCAAGTCGAGTCTTTCGGAACTGGACGAAGAATCGCCTTCGGCTAGTTTAAATAACCTTCACGGTTCGCTGGACAATCTTGAAGAGCATGGCAAAGAAATACTTTCTCCCGGCACCGATAAAGAGTCCGAGAGCGGTTATTCGGCGAAAG TTTCAGCCGCTCTACGGAGTTTGGACGAGGCTTTGGCAGCTGCCGAAGACACGGACGAGGAAGATGATGATAATATTTTACCTGAACCTAGTTTCGTGTTCGGCGATCTCCAGACTGACCAAGTCGAAACTGGCCAAGAAACGGATCATTCTAGTAACAGTAGCGGGAGTCTTTTTTCATCGCGGTCGTGGCAGGACAAAGTGGAACGCGGTGAGCTGACAGCTATGGTTCGTGATAAATCTCGTAGCGTCCAGGATCTTATGGTCTTGACAGCCGTTGAGCCCATGAGCGACATAGAGTTTCTGTCGTTCAATCAGCCTTCAAAGCCGGATCAGCCAGAAAATGTTTCGCAACCGATGGCGCCTCAAATATCCGTGACATCACCTTCGTTTACTGTTAGGTCACCCATGATGGAATCGGATGTGCCTCTGTTAGAGAATGATTCAAA CAACGGGAAAGATTCCTTGGATACCGGAACTTACATGACACGAAACCGCAATCGATTGACTTCGACCCCGCGTGAAGACACCGACTTTGAAGCCATGGAGTCGAG TTTCAGAGATCGAAGCAAGCCGTCCGAATACGCTCCTTTCTCACCGGAAAGTTTGGACGCCACTGATTTCACTCCAAAGGACCAAGGATCGGCTCTCCGACCGCCAGCAACTATGAGCTCCTCCACG AGCGTGATTCTCGGTCCGTCGGACGATTTAGGTCTCCATGTGTTTCAAGGAGTAACGTCAACAACCCAGAGTGAGGACGAAGATCCATTTGATGAGCAAGATggtgccgccgccgctgccaccAATTCTTTGACGACTGCAGATCCTGCGCTTCCTGTAGAGCCAGCTCGCCTGGCTGTCAATTTGGAAGCGTGGAACAATTTCCTAGAACAGTCCTACCCTCAACATCAATCCGATGCTGAACATCATGACGACGATGTCAGTGATACGCCTCTTCAGCTCAAGGATAGCGGAATCGCAAGACCAAGTTTCAGTACCTCTGTTGATGTCCTGG gAAGTACATTAGGAAACGAAGACAGCGTCAATCGTGAATGGATGGATGATTTGTCGCTGGTGGCAAGAATGTGGAATGAAGAGTTGGCAGCCGCCTTGGCTCTTGATAATAGTTTGTTGCAGCAACCCCATCAGCTCAACGCCTCCCTAACAGATACCGATCCAAATCTGGAAGATGGGGTTGGCAATGCTTCCAGTTTATCGACCGACTTGTCCTACACATCTCCATCTAAACGCGAGGATACGTACTTCTCCTATGACAAGATAGACGACGATATTCGTGAACAAGAGGAGAGAGCAGTCAGAAGGAAAGATCTTTCGACCATCAGAGAAGAACGTGAAAGTGTCAGCTCAAGTGACACACCGAACAACAACGCAGAAACGGGACGTGGATTGTTGTCGCAACTGCAGCTCAAAAATCGAATGCAACGCCATTTAGATTTGTCGGGATCTTCAGACTCGGATGGCAGCGAAGATTGTCGTGACGATGATGAGGAAGTGCTTGTAGTAGATTTAGAAAACAAACGCGCCGTTATGATGGAAGGGCAAAGTCCAAAACTAAAAGCAGCTATTGCCTCGCAAAAttacgaagaaatttttgtcgTTCGCCCAACTAACGCCCACAGTATTAtg GAAAACGGGAAATCTCCTTTAAGTAATAGGAAAGATCCACTGCCATCCAATGGCGCTTTGGCCATCGACGAAAGTGAAAAAGACaacgatgatgaagatgaaggaGGAGCTCagggcgaagaagaagaagaagaggaagaaggtgATGATGGCGAAATTGTCAACGACTTTgaagatgacgatgatgacgacgaagaagaaggtgatgAAGGTATTGCTGTGAGTAACTTTAGATGGCAAGCGTGCTACCCGGCCAAATTGAACCAATCGTTTTCGATGGAAGTTATCGAAGAAGAATCGGAAAATGAAGACCAagag gatgacgaagaagaggcATTTGTGCCTTCAACTTGGAGGGCTGATGCAACACCAACTCGTCCAGCAATTAAAACCCCAGAAAAGAGCTTAGGAAATTCACCTCGTGATAACAACGATAAGAagaacgtttctttttctcagaaaaagaaaaaggatattTATCAGTACCCTGCTGAAGTGGAGGAATATGATCCACCAGTACGACGGCAATGGGGGGTACCGACACCTGTCATACAACAATCGGAATCTGCATACGCTGATTTTGCAGATTGGGATTTTGGTAACACCGACGAAGATCGTGAGCCTGAAAACGAGAATTCGaa AGATCTCGATGACCATAAAACAACATCAGTCATTCCTCGGCCTCCTAATCCGTTGACCAGCAACATGCTTTACCGTTTAAGTGGTATAGAGAATGAATCtgacgaagaagaggacggCAAAGAACAGAATGCTGTTCTACTTGAGTTTGATGCTCGTCCGAACGAATCTTTGCTTCTCGGCGATTGGCAGTCGCCGTTCAATACAAGCGAATTTCAGCCTAATCAATTTTTCCCCAACTGGGACAACCCAGTTTCTACTGTGCGCAATGAAGAACCAACAGAAATGTTGGCCAGCAATGGACATGATCATG TTATTACTTTCACAGAAATCAAAGAACCCACTGTTGTTGGTACCTTGCGTCATACTCTGGATTCAGGAAGGTTACGTCTGGATCTGACTCAACCCCGATTTGAAGATAGCGAAGCGTGA
- the LOC124205897 gene encoding E3 ubiquitin-protein ligase RING2-like has protein sequence MASVDASGANKSWELSLYELQRTPQEAITDNTEIAVSPRSLHSELMCPICLDMLKNTMTTKECLHRFCSDCIITALRSGNKECPTCRKKLVSKRSLRPDPNFDMLIAKIYPSRDEYEAHQERVLANLSKSHSQSALLNSIEEGMKIQSQNRATRIRKNAPENETANSITTTPNVSAPSTPTPTESVPSSKKKPKLSTNLSENESTGSGAEGPSDHGATEKLCEEQSGPSCSGGKSFNEIELVFKPHPVEMGNDNDLIKALKENSIRYIKTTSNATVEHLSKYLAMRLTLDLESEIPDSLTNFCIYISPGPNQFVVLSGMQTLDDVNEKYWKSNQPLEMFYSWKKSSV, from the exons ATGGCGTCTGTTGATGCATCTGGCGCTAACAAATCATGGGAATTATCACTGTACGAGCTACAACGAACGCCTCAAGAAGCTATTACCGACAACACCGAAATTGCTGTTTCACCCAGAAGTCTCCACAGTGAGCTCATGTGTCCCATATGCCTCGACATGTTGAAAAACACCATGACCACCAAGGAATGCTTACACAGGTTTTGCTCTGACTGCATCATCACAGCTCTGCGATCTGGAAATAAAGAGTGCCCAACATGCCGCAAGAAGCTAGTTTCAAAACGTTCACTCAGACCAGATCCAAACTTTGACATGCTCATTGCAAAAATCTACCCCAGCCGTGACGAATATGAAGCACACCAAGAGAGAGTACTAGCCAACCTCAGCAAAAGTCACTCACAGTCAGCCCTGCTAAATTCCATTGAAGAAGGAATGAAGATCCAATCTCAAAACAGGGCTACCAGGATCAGAAAGAATGCACCAGAAAATGAGACAGCCAATTCTATAACAACCACGCCAAATGTCAGTGCTCCTTCCACTCCTACTCCAACAGAATCTGTGCCCTcatcaaagaagaaaccaaaattatCCACTAATTTATCTGAAAATGAATCTACTGGCTCAGGAGCTGAAGGGCCAAGCGATCACGGTGCCACTGAAAAACTATGCGAGGAGCAAAGCGGACCTTCGTGTTCCGGTGGCAAATCATTTAACGAGATTGAGTTGGTATTCAAGCCGCATCCAGTTGAAATGGGAAACGACAATGATCTGATTAAAGCCCTCAAAGAAAATTCCATCAGATATATCAAAACAACATCAAACGCTACAG TTGAACACCTGAGCAAATATCTTGCCATGAGATTGACTCTGGATCTGGAATCTGAAATACCGGATTCGCTCACTAACTTTTGTATTTACATCTCACCGGGCCCCAATCAGTTCGTCGTTCTCAGTGGGATGCAAACACTAGATGACGTCAACGAGAAATACTGGAAATCCAACCAGCCATTAGAGATGTTTTATTCGTGGAAGAAGTCCAGCGTTTAA